Proteins encoded by one window of Drosophila melanogaster chromosome X:
- the CG2200 gene encoding uncharacterized protein, isoform B, whose protein sequence is MASARNLLLLSSSRLHGHGYLEHARGQLEDLFKSANVKTVLFVPYALRDHDKYTATVRDALQPWGFNVEGLHTKPDREQALREAQAIFVGGGNTFVLLRSLYEMKLLDPIRELVLQRGLPYVGSSAGTNVATRSIHTTNDMPVAYPPSFEALALVPFNINPHYLDPEAGSRHKGETRDERLEEFVAYHGLPVLGLREGTSVRVQGEKAILLGDRNAKLFKADGGTEELAPLADLTFLLQK, encoded by the exons ATGGCCAGTGCACGGAACCTATTGTTGCTATCCTCGTCGCGTTTGCACGGCCATGGATACTTGGAGCATGCGCGCGGCCAGCTGGAGGATCTCTTCAAGAG TGCCAATGTGAAGACCGTGCTCTTTGTGCCCTACGCTCTGCGGGATCACGACAAGTACACTGCCACCGTGCGCGATGCACTGCAGCCGTGGGGATTCAATGTGGAGGGACTGCACACGAAGCCGGATCGCGAGCAGGCATTGCGGGAGGCACAGGCCATCTTTGTGGGCGGCGGCAACACCTTTGTGCTGCTGCGTTCGCTCTACGAGATGAAGTTGCTCGATCCGATTAGGGAACTGGTGCTCCAGCGTGGATTGCCTTACGTGGGCAGCAGTGCGGGCACAAATGTGGCAACTCGATCCATTCACACCACCAACGACATGCCGGTGGCCTATCCGCCGAGCTTTGAGGCACTCGCCCTCGTTCCCTTCAACATCAATCCGCACTATCTGGATCCGGAGGCGGGTAGTCGGCACAAGGGCGAGACGCGAGACGAGCGGCTGGAGGAGTTCGTCGCATACCATGGACTGCCCGTGCTGGGTCTTCGCGAGGGCACCAGTGTCCGGGTTCAGGGCGAGAAGGCCATCCTCCTGGGCGATCGCAATGCCAAGCTGTTCAAGGC TGACGGTGGCACCGAGGAGCTAGCACCCCTAGCGGATCTCACCTTCCTGCTGCAGAAATAA
- the Fer3HCH gene encoding ferritin 3 heavy chain homologue, which yields MAWCFRDIRRHMCMLVRQNFAKSCEKKLNDQINMELKASHQYLAMAYHFDRSDISSPGMHRFFLKASVEEREHAEKIMTYMNKRGGLIILSSVPQPLPCFASTLDALKHAMKMELEVNKHLLDLHALAGKEADPNLCDFIEANFLQEQVDGQKILADYISQLEKAQNQVGEFLFDKYMGSGMHPAK from the exons ATGGCGTGGTGCTTCCGCGACATTCGGCGCCACATGTGCATGCTGGTGCGTCAGAACTTCGCCAAAAGTTGCGAGAAGAAGCTAAACGATCAGATCAACATGGAGTTGAAGGCATCCCACCAGTATCTGGCCATG GCCTACCATTTCGATCGCTCCGATATCAGTTCACCCGGAATGCATCGATTCTTCCTAAAGGCGAGCGTCGAGGAGCGGGAGCACGCGGAGAAGATCATGACGTACATGAACAAGCGTGGTGGTCTAATCATTTTGAGCAGTGTACCACAGCCGTTGCCCTGTTTCGCCAGCACCTTGGATGCACTAAAGCACGCAATGAAAATGGAACTGGAGGTCAATAAGCATCTGCTCGATTTGCACGCCCTGGCTGGCAAGGAAGCGGATCCGAATCTCTGCGATTTCATCGAGGCCAATTTCCTGCAGGAGCAAGTGGATGGCCAGAAGATTCTGGCCGACTATATTAGCCAATTGGAGAAGGCACAAAACCAGGTGGGCGAATTCCTGTTCGACAAGTATATGGGCAGCGGCATGCATCCTGCGAAATGA
- the Chpf gene encoding chondroitin polymerizing factor, isoform A: MRRPFTALNRNHYFVIGLLLGLLLSWHIPEDIWEEECPEEAAENLLIERFGQEFEPHLNLINKPLAAKKPVKNVIRPRYYSSELGIREKLFIGVMTSQEHINTFATAFNRTTAHLVNKIKFFIYADSVKTNYKLKNIVGFTDTRESRRPFHVVKYIADNYLDEYDYFLLVPDTVYVDARKLVKLLYHMSITFDLYMGGARIGLDPSGGGASADGQSNEPPANEEEAPGASDRNYCSLEAGILLSSSVIRKMRNNLERCVRIGSTSDHSVNIGRCVKYASRVAGCQESFQGMRQFSYALDAPGRRHREFSELAKEEAFRNASTVYPVQTPEDFYRLHAYYSKHHLEKVQERGYALEQKSYRIANGSISNKILEIRWPLGVPPPSAPETRHDILTWQLLNGTHNFLPNGNAEHAVATLSRIEAQDFAKVLEIALQYAALKHPRLSYHSLHSAYRKFDATRGMDYQLHLNLQEGSGRSRRLVIKSFEVVKPLGRVEVVPSPYVTESTRIAMLVPAFEHQVPDALLFVEQYERICMQNQDNTFLLLIFMYRLESPSKGDEDPFKALKTLALDLSSKYKTDGSRIAWVSIRLPEQLSEPVDPQSWLLHASMYGPRQLLSLVVADLALPKLGLESLVLLATPGMVFKADFLNRVRMNTIQGFQVYAPIGFQMYPCRWAHFCRECDTCDVSQSSGYFDRHNHDVIAFYSRDYVQARKLLHPQGLPIIRSDLDIDQLLLQPGEETRPPGVESILDMFVAAQHSVHILRGVEPNLRFGQDVRNHLARGGTLPQSVPERCGREQCIHLASRKQIGDAIIRYEDKSILHK, translated from the exons ATGCGGAGGCCCTTTACAGCTTTGAATCGCAATCACTACTTCGTCATCGGCCTGCTCCTGGGCCTCCTGCTCAGCTGGCACATTCCGGAGGACATCTGGGAGGAGGAGTGTCCCGAGGAGGCCGCCGAGAATCTGCTAATCGAGCGATTTGGCCAGGAGTTCGAGCCCCACTTGAACCTGATCAACAAGCCGCTGGCGGCCAAGAAGCCG GTGAAAAATGTGATTCGACCGCGATACTACTCCTCAGAGTTGGGTATACGGGAGAAGCTCTTCATCGGGGTGATGACCTCGCAGGAGCACATCAACACCTTTGCGACGGCCTTCAACCGCACCACCGCCCACCTGGTGAACAAGATCAAGTTCTTCATTTATGCGGACAGTGTAAAGACCAACTACAAGCTGAAGAACATCGTGGGATTTACGGACACGCGGGAGAGTCGCCGGCCATTCCACGTGGTCAAGTATATTGCGGACAACTATCTGGATGAGTACGATTATTTCCTGTTGGTGCCCGATACCGTCTACGTGGATGCGCGTAAGCTGGTGAAGTTGCTCTATCACATGAGCATCACCTTTGACCTGTACATGGGTGGCGCACGCATCGGCCTGGATCCTTCGGGTGGCGGTGCCTCCGCCGATGGCCAGTCGAATGAACCGCCGGCGAACGAGGAGGAGGCACCCGGAGCCAGTGATCGCAACTATTGCTCCTTGGAGGCGGGCATTCTGCTCAGCAGCAGCGTCATACGCAAGATGCGCAACAATCTGGAGCGCTGCGTCCGGATCGGAAGCACCAGTGACCATAGTGTCAACATCGGGCGGTGCGTCAAGTACGCCAGTCGGGTGGCCGGATGCCAGGAGAGCTTTCAG GGCATGCGGCAATTTAGCTACGCCTTGGATGCGCCGGGTCGTCGTCATCGCGAATTCAGCGAATTGGCCAAAGAGGAGGCCTTCCGCAATGCCAGCACCGTGTATCCCGTCCAGACGCCGGAGGACTTCTACCGATTGCATGCCTACTACTCCAAG CACCATCTGGAGAAGGTGCAGGAGCGGGGCTATGCTCTAGAGCAGAAATCGTACCGGATTGCCAATGGGAGTATATCGAACAAGATTCTCGAGATCCGGTGGCCATTGGGCGTGCCGCCACCTAGTGCGCCGGAGACGCGTCACGACATCCTCACGTGGCAGCTGCTCAATGGGACGCACAACTTTCTGCCCAATGGCAATGCGGAGCATGCGGTGGCAACGCTGTCGCGGATCGAGGCACAGGACTTTGCCAAAGTCCTGGAGATAGCACTACAGTATGCCGCACTTAAGCATCCGCGCCTGAGCTACCACAGTCTGCACAGTGCCTATCGGAAGTTCGATGCCACACGCGGCATGGACTACCAGCTGCATCTCAATCTGCAGGAGGGATCGGGTCGCAGTCGCCGGCTCGTGATCAAGAGCTTCGAGGTGGTTAAGCCACTGGGTCGCGTGGAGGTGGTGCCCTCGCCCTACGTCACCGAGAGCACAAGAATTGCCATGTTGGTGCCCGCCTTTGAGCACCAGGTGCCGGATGCTCTGCTGTTTGTGGAACAGTACGAAAGGATTTGTATGCAAAATCAGGACAACACATTCCTGTTGCTG ATCTTCATGTACCGACTGGAGTCGCCCAGCAAGGGCGACGAGGATCCCTTCAAAGCACTGAAGACACTGGCCCTTGACTTGTCATCTAAGTACAAGACCGATGGCTCTCGGATCGCCTGGGTGTCCATCCGGCTGCCGGAGCAGCTGAGCGAACCGGTGGATCCGCAGAGCTGGCTGCTGCACGCCTCCATGTATGGACCACGCCAGCTTCTCAGTCTGGTGGTTGCGGATCTGGCACTGCCCAAACTGGGCCTCGAATCCCTCGTGCTGCTGGCCACGCCAGGCATGGTCTTCAAGGCGGACTTTCTGAATCGCGTGCGCATGAACACGATACAGGGCTTCCAGGTGTACGCACCAATCGGCTTCCAGATGTACCCATGCCGCTGGGCGCATTTCTGCCGTGAGTGCGACACCTGCGACGTGAGCCAGAGCAGCGGTTACTTCGATCGCCATAACCACGACGTGATCGCTTTCTATAGTCGGGATTATGTCCAGG CTCGCAAGCTCTTACATCCGCAGGGACTGCCGATCATACGCAGCGACCTGGACATCgaccagctgctgctgcagcctGGCGAGGAGACGCGACCACCGGGCGTGGAAAGCATTCTCGATATGTTCGTGGCGGCACAGCACTCGGTGCATATACTGCGCGGAGTGGAACCGAATTTGCGCTTCGGCCAGGATGTGCGGAATCACTTGGCACGCGGAGGAACGCTGCCGCAGAGCGTGCCGGAACGCTGCGGTCGGGAGCAGTGCATCCACCTGGCGTCGCGCAAGCAGATCGGCGACGCCATAATACGCTACGAGGACAAAAGTATTCTACACAAATAG